In Tenacibaculum sp. 190524A02b, the genomic stretch AAACATTAGCTATTAGTGATGCAGATCCTGATTTAGATTATACTTGGTCTATACAAGGAGATGTTGATTGGGAAGTGATTAAAGAAGGAAATGGGAGTAGTGTAGATGTAAAATTCAATGATATAAAAAGTGGAGTATTAGTAGTAAAAGCTGCTAATAAAAATGAAGTAGGGTGTGAAAGCTCAGGAACAATTGTGTACATAAATAGAACTGGAGGAGAAGTTGTTGTATCTGGACCTACTTGTATTCAAAGAGGAACAAAAGAGGCATTTTCTTTTACAGCAAGTCCATTTGGACAATTTAAATGGGAGGTTACACCAGCCTTACCAAGTAATTGGAGTATTGTAAATAATGGGAATATATTAACCATTACTCCTCCTGAAAATGGAGTAAACGTAACAGGTAATTATATTGTAAAGGCATCTTTACAAGGATGTGAAGATGACGATACAGCATCTTTTAATTTTGAATTTGGATCAGAAAAACCAATAATAGTTGGAGAAACTTGTGTGGTGGCAGGAACAGATAATGAATATGAAATAGTATCAGAAGGAGCGAGTGTTGCAGATATAAAAATTACTATGGCAGATGGAAATATTACTACTAAACGTATTAGTTTACCGGGGCTTATTAATGTAACAGCACCTAACGAAGATTTTAAAATAGAGACAATTACATATTCAGCATCAAATTGTGCTTCTTTATCTAGTGAATCAATCATTAAAGTAAAACCAACAGCTGTAATAACAAGAGGAAATCAGGTATGTGGCGATAATCCAGAAATAACTTTTACAGCTAGTACATCTGGTATAGTAACTTCTTATGTATGGAAGTTTCCATCATCTTGGACAAGAGTAAGAGGTGGAGGTATTACAAATAATTCTATAACTGTAAAGCTAAATGGAGGAGCAGGAGAAATAAGTGTAGTTCCAACAAATAAAGGTTGTTCAGGAGATAAAGCGGCATTAGATGTAATAGGGAATCCGTTAGATGTTGAATATGGTAAAATAGAAAATTCAAGTTTTATTAACACTTTTGTACTTGAAACAAGAAAAGTATTAGATGTAAATATAAGATTTCATACTGATGAACCTACTAACTGTTCAGCAGGAGGTATAGAAATGTATTCAGGAGAAACTATTATTCAAGGAGATAAGATAAAGGTTGAAATACCATATATTGTACGTAACCAAGATAGGTGGTTTACATTTTCTGTAAAAGATCCAGAAACAGGTTGTGAGAAATGTTATCCTCCTGTAAGGGTTGGAAGTTTATCAACAATAGGATCAGGTGAAAATTCTGGAAGAAATGAAAACATGAAAAATGCAAAAATTAATAAGAGTTTTAAATTATTTCCAAATCCTGTTAAAGATAAATTAAGTATAGAGGTACCTAATACCGATAAAATATTAAATTTAATGATGTTTGATATAAATGGTAAGTTAATATTACAAAAAAGAAAATTATCTGATAAAGAGGTATTGGATGTTTCAAACTATTCAAAAGGTATATATTATTTATATATGCAGACTTTAAAAAGTGGCTTAGGAATGAAGAAGGTTATTTTAGAATAAATTTCCCTTTTTAGTAGGTAAACTACTATAAATATAGCAAGGCTGTCATTTTTGATAGCCTTGTTTTTATTATAAGAGAGTCTATAATAATTATAGTTGTTAAATTTTTATGATTTTATAAATAAAACTTATTTGTTAATAGGTACTAGGTTAGAAGTGTGTTTTCTTATGTACAAGAAGTAAAAAAAGCCCCCATAGGAGGCTTAATATTTATATAACTATCAGATGTTTATTCAAATCCACCACCTGGATTATCTGGTGTGCTTTGTGCTTGTGCTTTTTTAGGATTTAATAATAAATAAGTTCCCAGTGCGGTTAAAGCAGTATATTTACCGTAATTACCAATCTTTTTGATGGCTTCTTTACGAGTTATTTCGTTTTTAGTTTGTTTCTTCATAAGGATAATTGTTAAAGGTATTTTGGTTTAACTAATCTATAATGATTTTTTTACTTACGTCACCTTGCGGGGTATTTAGTTTAGCTAAATACACACCAGATGATAACTTAGGTAACTTTATATTAGTATTACCATTACTAGAAAACTCTTTACTAAACATTTCTTGACCAATAATAGAATAAATACTTAAAGAAGCTTTATTACTATATAAGCCGTTAATGGTAATTGTTTTATTTGAAGATTTGTATAGGTTAATTGAGTTTAAAATAGCATCAGTATTACTTAAACTTTGATTGGTTGTGTGTAAGTAAAATTGTCCACTATTATTAGTACTCTCACTTAATGTTATAGTATAATTTTCACTAGAAAGATTAATAAAAGTATTA encodes the following:
- a CDS encoding T9SS type A sorting domain-containing protein, producing the protein MKKQLHFFFKKEKNKTRMAMRFKMLLLALFLAFNASGQEITIAPEDTTYYCNSTITLIAPYDANHNFQWTVISGAAKLKEVGSDVDGTGVLNVNGNNKVAVTVSGEATVGVTCTDASCNPPQLFKIDLKPSVGGLNPKITVSEGGVNQPNGIQTENPWICLGGKPTDPYQVVTVKNKTPFGIFWSITGGAKKVTDTYEKVGEDYVAIVTIESDGTPNKGFIRAFMSDQCGNFNCGGSGTGINWEILKNIVPEVINGVTCLRDNNLDSSKSTVYSVPDAIAGNAVFKWDLLDDEGGLVDANHPDYSKFGIESTVIYGNSATVTYKNGFKPSEVGNFKIRVTNLGCKDSYGEVAYEREITVSPETPKVMQETYCAEAIVEARETLAISDADPDLDYTWSIQGDVDWEVIKEGNGSSVDVKFNDIKSGVLVVKAANKNEVGCESSGTIVYINRTGGEVVVSGPTCIQRGTKEAFSFTASPFGQFKWEVTPALPSNWSIVNNGNILTITPPENGVNVTGNYIVKASLQGCEDDDTASFNFEFGSEKPIIVGETCVVAGTDNEYEIVSEGASVADIKITMADGNITTKRISLPGLINVTAPNEDFKIETITYSASNCASLSSESIIKVKPTAVITRGNQVCGDNPEITFTASTSGIVTSYVWKFPSSWTRVRGGGITNNSITVKLNGGAGEISVVPTNKGCSGDKAALDVIGNPLDVEYGKIENSSFINTFVLETRKVLDVNIRFHTDEPTNCSAGGIEMYSGETIIQGDKIKVEIPYIVRNQDRWFTFSVKDPETGCEKCYPPVRVGSLSTIGSGENSGRNENMKNAKINKSFKLFPNPVKDKLSIEVPNTDKILNLMMFDINGKLILQKRKLSDKEVLDVSNYSKGIYYLYMQTLKSGLGMKKVILE